The Sphingobacteriales bacterium genomic sequence CCCTATGGACACGTACAATACCTACCGGCATTAATGATGAGAACTATTTTCGCGATGTGCGTCCTACTCCCGATGGTGGTTTTGTGGCTGCGGGTTTTTTGCTCAATAGCCCACAGCGCAGTTGGGTAGTAAAATTCGATGCAGACGGGCATACCTGCGCCGAGGTGGGCTGCGATAGTGTAACCTTTAAAAACTGTCTGGGCTACTATACCCAACCACAGCTATCTTTTACCACTATTCATATTGGCAATGGGTTGGTGGCATTTTACAATTTGTCGCAGCAGGTATATACAGACGAGCCGGGGGGTGGTTACTACCTATGGCAGTTTGGAGATGGTACCGAGCAAATAAGCAACAGCAATGAATCGGTAGTGCATACCTACCCCAGTAATACGGGCAGTTATACCGCAACCCTAAACGCCATACTTTGCGGCGATACCACCCAACTAACCCAAACAGTACAATTATGGGCGGTTGGCACCCAACAAATACCGCAACACGCAGCACAAAGCACGGCGGTACTAAGCCAAAACCCTATTAAAACGGGGCAGGCGGTAACGGTACATTATGCCTTTCCGCCGCAAATACCACAGGGGCAGTTTAATTTATACAACATCCAAGGGCGGTTAGTAGGCGCATGGGGTTTGCCCAGCCTGCAAAACCAGCGCACCCTACCCACCCTACACCTTGCAGCAGGTATTTACCCCTACGAGGTAAAACTCGGCAACCGGGTAATTATATCCGGGAAATTGGTAATAAATTAAGCAATTCATCCGGAAATTGAAAGCATGATAGACAGCAAAACATCAAAAATTTGTTAGTTTTATACTATACACTAATTTTGCGCCTATATTTACCATCATTTAGTTGAAACAGAAATTATTAGGAGTTCAAAAAAGACATGCTATAAATAAACCAATACTCTTTGTCCTGTTGGTCAAAAATCATTAATTTTGTAGCATAAATAAACGAAATAATTGATGCAAAAATGGATAATAATAAGAAAAACAACGACAATAATAACAAGAACCAAGAAAACAACACCGCCAGCACCCCAAAATTAACGGCAATAAATAGTTTAGGCGAGTTTGGCTTAATTGACCATTTAACCCGACACTTTAAACACCACAAACAACCAAGCACAATAAAAGGCGTTGGCGACGATGCCGCTGTTATGCAGCCCATTGCCAGTAGCGACGAGCTTTGCTTGTTGGCCACCGATTTGCTTATTGAGGGCATCCATTTTGATTTGCATTACACCGCGTTAAAGCATTTAGGCTACAAGGCCGTTGCCGTTAACTTATCTGATATTTATGCCATGAACGGTACGCCTACCCAAATAGTTGTATCGTTGGCCGTATCAAGTCGTATGAGCGTAGAAGCACTTGACGAGTTATACGACGGTATTTATGCCGCCTGCCGCGACTATGAGGTTGATTTAGTAGGGGGCGACACCAGCAGCTCGGTAAAAGGGATGTTTATAAATATTGCCGTCTTTGGACAAGTAAATACCTCAAAAATAACCTACCGCAGCGGGGCAAAATCCGGCGATTTATTATGCGTAACGGGATTTTTGGGGGCAGCTTATTTAGGACTTCAAATATTAGAGCGCGAAAAACAAATTTATATTGAAAACCCCAATATCCAACCCTATTTAGCGCCCTACCAATACTGTATTGGCCGGTTGCTGCGCCCCGAGCCGCGCCGCGACATAGTCGAAATTTTAAATAATATGCAAATAGTGCCTACCAGCATGATTGATGTTTCGGACGGCTTGTCTTCGGAGGTACTGCATTTATGCAAAAACTCGCAAGTAGGATGCCATATTTACGACGAAAATATTCCGTTACATCCGGAAATGTTTGAAACCGCCCGCGAACTTAACCTCGACCCGCTTACCTGTGTGTTTAATGGCGGCGAAGACTACGAACTTTTGTTTACCGTAAACCCCAGCCATTTAACACGCCTCGATGACTTGCAAGGAATTGCCATTATTGGCAAAATAACCGAGCCACAGCATGGCGCAAAAATAATAACCAAAAGTGGAATCGAGCACAATTTAATAGCACAAGGCTGGAAACACCAGTAAATATTTAATTTATTAGATTAATTAGTGCCTAATTTCCGGATAACCGACTCATTGCCTTTGTAACAGGCTTGCTTGCCATAAATTTTCTTCTGCTAAATTTATTTTTCCGGAAAAGAGCCCCGCGATGCCGTAGGTGTTTGGAATGCACCTAAATTAAATATCGAAACACAAACCAATGCTGAGTTTTCACTAATAGATGTGCCTGCCTATGCGCCAATAAAAGCAAATAGAAAGTAAAAGTAAAGTGAATAAATGATTAGCCCAATTAACTTAAACAGAATTGCTTTGTTTTGTACTAAGAACAAAATATATGGTTTTTATTTTATTATACTTTTTTTCTTGATAATGAACGAGCAAACTTGCGAAGGCAAGGTTGCGAAGTGAACCTGCGAAGCAGACGTAACAAAAAAATCAAGCGCTGCGACCTGTTGTTTAACGGTTTGCTGCACTTCAAAACCTAAAAACAAGCTATAAAATAAACTCGCTGCGCTCAAACAGTATTTTATACGCTTGTTTTTTAACGGTTTTTCCGTTTGCAAACCTACAACAGTTCGAAGGCGCGGGTAGTGGCATTGATAGCTTTGTTTTCATGTAACACCTTTTCCGGAAATTGAAAAGTATTAACTTTGGATTATTTTATAAATCACCTTGGTATAAAAATAGGCTTTTGTTTTTGGCAATTATAAAAAGACCGCTAAAAACAGATTAAGTTGTTGTTCTTAGCGGTCTTTTATTTCGTAGAATTAAATTCTAAAATGTTTTTACCTTAAATTTAGTTTGGCCTTAACAAAAGCGGTAATATCTTCGCTTGGCGAAACAAACAACAAACCCAAGGCGGCACCCGAATCGAGCACGTAGGTATAGCCTTTTTCGGTGGCTACGTCGCTTATAGCCTGGGTTACGCGGTCTTTAATTGGTTTGGTTAGCTCTTCTTCTTTTTTTGCCACGTTTTGCTCGGCTGCAGCTTTTTCTTCGGCTAATTTTTTATCTTTTTCTTGTAAGGTCATCATTTTTGCTTGGTAATCTAACTGCGAAAGTTTGCCTTCTTTCCATAGCTGTTCAACGCTGGTGGCTTCTTTAATTAGCTCTTCATCTTTGCTTTTCAACATATTACTCAGTTGCTCTAAATAGGTCTGATACTGCGTTT encodes the following:
- the thiL gene encoding thiamine-phosphate kinase, producing the protein MDNNKKNNDNNNKNQENNTASTPKLTAINSLGEFGLIDHLTRHFKHHKQPSTIKGVGDDAAVMQPIASSDELCLLATDLLIEGIHFDLHYTALKHLGYKAVAVNLSDIYAMNGTPTQIVVSLAVSSRMSVEALDELYDGIYAACRDYEVDLVGGDTSSSVKGMFINIAVFGQVNTSKITYRSGAKSGDLLCVTGFLGAAYLGLQILEREKQIYIENPNIQPYLAPYQYCIGRLLRPEPRRDIVEILNNMQIVPTSMIDVSDGLSSEVLHLCKNSQVGCHIYDENIPLHPEMFETARELNLDPLTCVFNGGEDYELLFTVNPSHLTRLDDLQGIAIIGKITEPQHGAKIITKSGIEHNLIAQGWKHQ
- a CDS encoding OmpH family outer membrane protein yields the protein MKFIKYLFVAVCLFIGTQANSYAQTKIGHLNSLDLLNSMPEWKAAETQYQTYLEQLSNMLKSKDEELIKEATSVEQLWKEGKLSQLDYQAKMMTLQEKDKKLAEEKAAAEQNVAKKEEELTKPIKDRVTQAISDVATEKGYTYVLDSGAALGLLFVSPSEDITAFVKAKLNLR